Proteins encoded in a region of the Candidatus Hydrogenedentota bacterium genome:
- a CDS encoding glycosyltransferase family 2 protein translates to MHDVTVLTLVPPDFDRLPKCLESVAWADQRLCVVDARAPEEAIEAARAYTDQVVVHPYENAAAQRNWALPQITTEWVLVLDADEWVSDALAEGIREIIQRDGGPEGYQIWRQSYFMGKLIRHCGWHRDYNLRLFRTAKGKYLDRRVHSKVIVDGEVGTIKLPMYHNTYRDFDEYFATMQRFTTWGAQDAYDRGKRSRLRDLIFRPGIRFLKMYLLDHGFLDGYHGAVLCGLSACSVFTKYAKLWKLHHDSTADQKSAL, encoded by the coding sequence ATGCACGATGTTACCGTTTTAACCTTGGTTCCACCTGACTTTGACCGCTTGCCCAAATGCTTGGAAAGTGTAGCATGGGCTGATCAACGCTTGTGCGTTGTTGATGCGCGCGCGCCTGAGGAAGCTATTGAAGCGGCACGCGCCTATACCGATCAAGTCGTGGTTCATCCTTATGAAAACGCAGCGGCACAACGAAATTGGGCCTTGCCCCAAATCACGACAGAGTGGGTGCTCGTGCTGGATGCGGACGAGTGGGTTTCCGATGCGCTGGCCGAAGGGATCCGTGAAATTATTCAGCGTGACGGTGGACCTGAGGGCTATCAAATTTGGCGTCAATCCTATTTTATGGGAAAGTTGATCCGTCATTGTGGCTGGCATCGCGATTACAATCTTCGTTTGTTTAGAACTGCCAAAGGGAAATATTTAGATAGGCGGGTACACTCGAAAGTGATTGTAGATGGGGAAGTGGGCACCATCAAACTGCCTATGTACCACAATACCTATCGGGACTTTGATGAATACTTTGCGACTATGCAGCGATTTACAACTTGGGGCGCACAGGATGCTTATGACCGGGGCAAACGCAGCCGCCTGAGAGACCTGATCTTTAGACCGGGTATCCGTTTCTTGAAGATGTACCTTTTAGATCATGGATTTTTAGACGGTTATCATGGTGCAGTGCTCTGCGGTTTATCTGCCTGTTCCGTATTTACAAAGTATGCGAAACTTTGGAAATTACACCATGATAGTACGGCTGATCAGAAATCAGCGTTATAG
- a CDS encoding HD domain-containing protein, whose translation MKNYNDLAENILQLFWRIHCLDLIPRAGFLLRGVPNPESVSAHSHFLATLTLIFVREEPERYDQAKALAMALVHDLAESQLMDIPMPVANAWLGDAKDKAEEGVFNELFKAFPDYYSALHDEFQQGESNEAQLLRALDKAQMMIKVLYYEKQNRGCLEEFWQKPGNFNDMDIPLVSALFDLICKKAGKKRPV comes from the coding sequence TTGAAAAACTACAATGATCTCGCCGAAAATATCCTTCAACTCTTTTGGCGAATACACTGTTTAGATCTGATCCCTCGAGCCGGTTTTTTGTTGCGTGGTGTACCCAATCCCGAATCTGTCTCTGCACACAGCCATTTTCTTGCCACACTGACCTTGATCTTTGTGCGTGAGGAGCCGGAACGTTATGATCAAGCAAAAGCTTTAGCCATGGCGCTCGTTCATGATCTGGCGGAATCGCAGCTCATGGATATTCCCATGCCCGTGGCAAATGCATGGTTGGGAGACGCAAAAGATAAAGCGGAAGAGGGCGTATTCAACGAACTCTTTAAAGCCTTTCCTGATTATTACAGTGCGTTGCACGACGAATTCCAACAGGGAGAATCCAATGAAGCGCAGTTGTTGCGTGCCCTCGATAAAGCGCAGATGATGATTAAAGTCCTCTATTATGAGAAACAAAATCGCGGCTGTTTAGAAGAGTTTTGGCAAAAACCCGGAAACTTTAACGACATGGACATACCCCTGGTATCAGCCCTCTTTGATCTGATCTGTAAAAAGGCGGGAAAAAAACGCCCTGTCTAA